A section of the Enterococcus montenegrensis genome encodes:
- a CDS encoding GntR family transcriptional regulator, whose amino-acid sequence MTRTKKQPLYDQLVELLKEKIENEYEANMMLPSERELSDVYGLSRTTVRLALQELEKIGYIYRQHGKGTFVSDLKESSFNLQSMYSFTEQMKSLGRHPETRVLDFETIEANKFLATKFNVKLGTKLIKMKRLRSADGEPLMLERTYLPLNKFLSLTKEDLDQKALYDIFREDYNEIVKVAEEELFANIARPKDAPFLDIREGAPVLTLMRKTYNQANEIIEFTYSVARADHFRYKIVHHNGN is encoded by the coding sequence ATGACCCGAACAAAAAAACAACCTTTGTACGATCAATTAGTCGAATTATTAAAAGAAAAAATTGAAAATGAATACGAAGCCAATATGATGCTACCTTCTGAACGGGAATTATCAGATGTGTATGGTTTAAGTCGCACAACGGTTCGCTTGGCATTACAAGAATTAGAAAAAATTGGCTATATTTATCGGCAACACGGCAAAGGAACTTTTGTATCTGACTTAAAAGAGTCCAGTTTCAATTTGCAGAGTATGTATAGTTTTACCGAGCAAATGAAATCTTTGGGGCGACATCCAGAAACGAGAGTTTTGGATTTTGAAACAATCGAAGCCAACAAATTTTTAGCTACGAAATTTAATGTCAAATTAGGAACGAAATTAATAAAAATGAAGCGTCTCAGAAGTGCTGATGGCGAACCATTAATGCTAGAACGCACCTATTTACCGCTAAATAAATTTTTATCCTTAACCAAAGAAGATTTAGATCAAAAAGCCTTATACGATATTTTTCGCGAAGATTATAATGAGATTGTCAAAGTAGCCGAAGAAGAGCTATTTGCCAATATTGCACGGCCAAAAGATGCGCCTTTTTTAGATATTAGAGAAGGGGCGCCGGTGTTGACTTTAATGCGCAAAACTTATAATCAAGCCAATGAAATAATCGAGTTCACCTATAGTGTTGCCCGTGCGGATCACTTTCGCTATAAAATCGTACATCACAATGGCAATTAA
- the secE gene encoding preprotein translocase subunit SecE, producing MKFLRSVIDEMKNVTWPTKAQLRKDTLVVIETSLIFAAMFFVMDTVIKSVFGWILK from the coding sequence ATGAAATTTTTACGTAGTGTAATAGACGAAATGAAAAATGTAACATGGCCCACCAAAGCTCAGTTACGCAAAGATACATTGGTTGTCATTGAAACATCTTTGATTTTTGCTGCAATGTTTTTTGTGATGGACACTGTGATTAAGAGTGTCTTTGGCTGGATTTTAAAATAA
- the rpmG gene encoding 50S ribosomal protein L33 produces MGAKKAALACSVCGSRNYTKSVSEGKKGERLEINKFCKYCNQYTLHRETK; encoded by the coding sequence ATGGGTGCGAAAAAAGCCGCTTTAGCCTGCTCCGTTTGCGGATCTCGTAACTACACTAAATCAGTGAGTGAAGGGAAAAAAGGCGAACGTTTGGAGATTAATAAATTTTGTAAATATTGCAATCAATATACATTGCATCGAGAAACCAAATAG
- the cbpA gene encoding cyclic di-AMP binding protein CbpA, whose product MLLKTMVYKKRDLTTVKETATLAEALEILEDSGFRCVPILDESEKIFRGNIYKMHIYRHKANGGDMNLPVTHLLKNATKFIYVNSSFFKVFFTIKELPYIAVLNENNEFYGILTHSSLLNMLSQSWSIDQGSYVLTIASTGKQGDLAAISKIIAKYSSIASCITLDIGKDEFIRRTLITLPAKTDKALCDKIISHLESKNFKVVEVEDLTLSE is encoded by the coding sequence ATGTTACTTAAAACCATGGTGTATAAAAAAAGAGATTTGACTACGGTCAAAGAAACAGCAACACTGGCTGAAGCATTGGAAATTCTAGAAGATTCTGGTTTCCGCTGTGTACCGATTCTAGATGAAAGTGAAAAAATTTTCCGCGGCAACATTTATAAAATGCACATTTACCGCCACAAAGCTAACGGCGGTGATATGAATTTACCTGTTACTCATTTATTGAAAAATGCAACAAAATTTATTTATGTAAATTCTTCTTTCTTTAAAGTATTCTTTACGATTAAAGAACTTCCTTATATTGCGGTTTTAAACGAGAATAATGAATTTTATGGTATTTTAACTCATAGTTCCTTATTAAATATGTTATCCCAATCGTGGAGTATTGATCAGGGAAGTTACGTTTTAACAATTGCCTCAACAGGTAAACAAGGTGATTTAGCTGCTATTAGTAAAATCATCGCAAAATACAGTAGCATCGCCAGCTGTATTACCTTAGATATCGGTAAAGATGAATTTATTCGTCGCACATTAATTACACTGCCAGCCAAAACTGACAAAGCGTTGTGCGATAAAATTATTAGTCATTTAGAAAGTAAGAATTTCAAAGTTGTTGAAGTTGAAGATCTAACTCTTTCAGAATAA
- a CDS encoding PTS sugar transporter subunit IIA: MIGCILTGHGSFAPGVYGALTMIAGEQDFFDVIAFEDGQNVDDFEEKMKQAVKQLDQTCEGVLIFSDLLGGSPFKTAMIAAQDFDAVEVIAGANLPMLIETIGLRYANTDLEQLTQQAITAGQTGVVHPKLVIKEDDEFGEEGI; this comes from the coding sequence ATGATTGGTTGTATATTAACTGGTCACGGTTCGTTTGCGCCGGGAGTTTACGGGGCATTAACAATGATTGCCGGAGAACAAGATTTTTTTGATGTAATTGCCTTTGAGGATGGTCAAAATGTCGATGATTTTGAAGAAAAAATGAAACAAGCGGTAAAACAATTAGATCAAACCTGTGAAGGTGTTTTAATCTTTAGCGATTTATTGGGAGGTTCACCTTTTAAAACAGCAATGATTGCAGCACAAGATTTTGATGCAGTAGAAGTTATTGCAGGTGCCAATTTACCCATGCTTATTGAAACAATTGGTTTGCGTTATGCCAATACAGACTTAGAACAATTAACACAACAAGCAATAACAGCCGGACAAACCGGTGTCGTTCATCCCAAGCTGGTTATTAAAGAAGACGATGAATTCGGGGAAGAAGGAATTTAA
- the nusG gene encoding transcription termination/antitermination protein NusG has product MESFERNWYVLHTYSGYENKVKANIESRAQSMGMGDFIFRVVVPEETEKELKNGKEKEVVHKTFPGYVLVEMVMTDESWYVVRNTPGVTGFVGSHGAGSKPAPLLQEEINHILRSIGMSTRTSDLEVNVGDTVKIIEGAFAGLEGQVAEIDEEKQKLKVNIDMFGRETSTELDFEQVDSL; this is encoded by the coding sequence ATGGAATCATTTGAAAGAAACTGGTATGTGCTGCACACGTATTCTGGTTATGAAAACAAAGTTAAAGCAAACATTGAATCACGGGCGCAAAGTATGGGTATGGGAGATTTTATTTTTCGCGTTGTCGTCCCAGAAGAAACTGAAAAAGAGCTAAAGAACGGTAAAGAAAAAGAAGTCGTTCATAAAACTTTTCCAGGTTATGTTTTAGTGGAAATGGTCATGACGGATGAATCGTGGTATGTAGTGCGGAATACGCCTGGTGTTACCGGTTTTGTCGGCTCACACGGTGCTGGTAGTAAACCTGCGCCTTTATTACAAGAAGAAATCAATCATATCTTACGCTCCATCGGTATGAGTACAAGAACTAGTGATTTAGAAGTCAACGTTGGTGATACAGTTAAAATCATTGAAGGTGCATTTGCTGGTTTGGAAGGGCAAGTTGCTGAAATTGATGAAGAAAAACAAAAACTAAAAGTCAACATTGATATGTTCGGCCGCGAAACAAGTACGGAATTAGATTTTGAACAAGTAGATAGCCTATAA
- the agaV gene encoding PTS N-acetylgalactosamine transporter subunit IIB, whose amino-acid sequence MSEPNILLTRIDNRLIHGQVATQWNGTLGANLILVANDKVAGDKVRQGLMDMAAPTGVQTRYFSIQKTIDIIHKASPKQKIFIIAENPEDVLKLVEGGVPIKKLNIGNMHMAEGKRQVATTVAVDDADVAAFKKLQDLGVELEIRRVPTTAVEDSSKLFN is encoded by the coding sequence ATGTCAGAACCAAATATTTTATTAACACGTATTGATAATCGTTTAATTCACGGACAAGTAGCAACACAATGGAATGGTACTTTAGGAGCTAATTTGATTTTAGTAGCCAACGATAAAGTAGCAGGAGACAAAGTGCGCCAAGGATTAATGGATATGGCTGCGCCAACTGGAGTTCAAACACGGTATTTCTCGATCCAAAAGACGATCGATATCATCCACAAAGCATCACCAAAACAAAAGATCTTCATTATTGCGGAAAATCCTGAAGACGTTTTGAAATTAGTTGAAGGAGGAGTGCCAATTAAAAAATTGAATATTGGAAACATGCATATGGCAGAAGGAAAACGCCAAGTTGCGACAACGGTAGCCGTGGATGATGCAGACGTTGCAGCCTTTAAAAAATTGCAAGATTTAGGGGTGGAACTTGAAATACGCCGCGTACCAACTACAGCAGTAGAAGACAGTAGCAAACTATTCAACTAA
- a CDS encoding SIS domain-containing protein, giving the protein MFQLTAAELTKMGAEITTREIKQQPELWQEAFSYYKENQKRINNFLSEVKDAAHGKIRVVFTGAGTSQYVGDTVKPYLSKVGDNRKFIFESIGTTDIVASPAEYLHPDDWTILVSFARSGNSPESVAAVDVANKFVKNLRHITITCAPEGQLAKAATDDAHNLLLMMPARANDQGFAMTGSFSCMALSALLVFDETNDFTQKEDYVNAMTTLGNEAIAREAEVQKIIDLDFERIVYLGSGSLSGLTREASLKVLELTAGKMATIFDSSMGFRHGPKSFINDKTIMFVFVNNDEYTRQYDVDILEEVHADKIAPSVLGITQKAAESNFSGDNFVFETSDVKLPDGYAALPFLIVAQTVSLLASIKVGNTPDTPSPTGTVNRVVKGVTIHPFEA; this is encoded by the coding sequence ATGTTTCAACTGACAGCAGCAGAATTAACTAAAATGGGAGCAGAAATTACCACCCGTGAAATTAAGCAACAACCAGAATTATGGCAAGAAGCATTTTCTTATTATAAAGAAAATCAAAAAAGAATTAACAATTTTTTATCAGAAGTAAAAGATGCCGCACATGGTAAAATCCGCGTTGTTTTCACTGGTGCGGGGACTTCTCAATATGTAGGCGATACAGTAAAACCTTATTTAAGTAAAGTAGGAGATAACCGTAAATTTATCTTTGAAAGTATTGGGACAACAGATATCGTGGCTTCTCCGGCTGAATATTTACATCCAGATGATTGGACTATTTTAGTATCATTTGCCCGCAGTGGAAATTCACCAGAAAGTGTGGCCGCTGTGGATGTGGCCAATAAATTCGTGAAAAATTTACGTCATATTACCATTACTTGTGCTCCAGAAGGACAATTGGCAAAAGCGGCTACCGATGATGCCCACAATTTATTGTTAATGATGCCCGCTCGTGCCAATGACCAAGGTTTTGCTATGACTGGAAGTTTTTCTTGTATGGCGCTAAGCGCATTATTAGTCTTTGATGAAACTAACGACTTCACTCAAAAAGAAGATTACGTCAATGCAATGACGACCTTAGGCAATGAAGCAATCGCTAGAGAAGCTGAGGTACAAAAAATTATCGATTTAGACTTTGAACGTATCGTCTATCTTGGTTCTGGCAGTCTATCTGGTTTAACTCGGGAAGCTTCCTTGAAAGTATTGGAATTAACTGCTGGGAAAATGGCTACGATCTTTGATTCTTCAATGGGATTTCGTCATGGTCCAAAATCATTTATCAACGATAAAACAATTATGTTTGTTTTTGTGAACAACGATGAATATACGCGTCAATACGATGTTGATATTTTAGAAGAGGTGCATGCAGATAAAATTGCGCCATCTGTTTTAGGAATTACTCAAAAGGCAGCAGAATCAAACTTTAGTGGTGATAACTTTGTTTTTGAAACAAGTGATGTGAAATTACCAGACGGATACGCAGCGTTGCCATTTTTAATTGTAG
- a CDS encoding QueT transporter family protein, producing MQMSKRSSNVKVLAVNAIVAALYVALSLITPFSAGPIQFRVSESLNHLVVFNRKYLWGVFLGVVIYNALFGYGILDVLFGGAQTLLALSLTSFLQNKVKDKKVLLGLNIAFFTFSMFLIAIMLMITANLPFWPTYFTTALSELIIMSISAPLMYWLNNSVNFDKQF from the coding sequence GTGCAAATGAGTAAACGTAGCAGTAATGTTAAAGTTTTGGCGGTAAATGCAATTGTTGCGGCTTTATATGTCGCCCTTTCGCTTATTACGCCCTTTTCTGCGGGACCTATTCAATTTCGGGTCTCAGAAAGTTTGAATCATTTAGTTGTTTTTAATCGTAAATATTTGTGGGGAGTCTTTTTAGGCGTCGTCATTTATAATGCCTTATTTGGTTATGGTATTTTAGATGTGCTCTTTGGTGGCGCGCAGACACTATTGGCTTTAAGTCTCACGAGCTTTTTACAAAATAAAGTCAAAGACAAAAAAGTATTGTTAGGTCTAAATATTGCCTTTTTCACTTTTAGTATGTTCTTAATTGCTATCATGCTAATGATTACGGCTAATTTACCATTTTGGCCAACGTACTTCACTACAGCTTTAAGTGAACTGATTATTATGAGTATTTCCGCACCATTGATGTACTGGTTAAATAATAGCGTGAATTTTGATAAACAATTTTAA
- a CDS encoding PTS mannose/fructose/sorbose/N-acetylgalactosamine transporter subunit IIC gives MDYNFIQILLVFIVTFVAAIDQFSFLESLYQPIVTGMVIGLILGDLQTGLIVGGTYQLMTIGNMPVGGAQPPNAVIGGIMAAILSITLKLEPTAAVATAIPFSLLGQYAVTLIFSAMSPVMSVADNYAHEANTKGIDRINYLAMAAIGAIFGLIVVLFFIGGATFGEQVVSAIPEWLMKGLSAAGGMMRYVGFAILLKVMVSRDMWGFYFMGFGLATIVMAAPSLSGPALIILAFIGFALAFWDYQIQSKFKTATANANDFGGDEDGI, from the coding sequence ATGGATTATAATTTCATTCAGATTTTATTGGTCTTTATCGTGACGTTTGTCGCTGCAATTGACCAATTCAGTTTCTTGGAATCATTATATCAACCAATTGTTACGGGTATGGTAATTGGTCTTATTTTAGGGGATTTACAAACAGGTTTAATCGTTGGTGGTACGTATCAATTAATGACCATCGGCAATATGCCCGTTGGGGGAGCACAGCCGCCTAACGCCGTTATCGGTGGGATTATGGCCGCTATTTTATCGATTACATTGAAATTAGAACCAACTGCAGCTGTTGCAACAGCAATTCCATTTTCTTTATTAGGTCAATATGCAGTTACTTTAATTTTCTCTGCAATGTCACCAGTGATGTCTGTTGCAGATAACTACGCTCACGAAGCCAACACAAAAGGAATTGACCGCATTAACTATTTAGCGATGGCTGCAATTGGTGCTATCTTTGGTTTAATCGTTGTCTTATTCTTTATCGGTGGTGCAACTTTTGGTGAACAAGTCGTTAGTGCCATTCCTGAATGGTTAATGAAAGGTTTATCAGCTGCCGGCGGTATGATGCGTTATGTCGGTTTTGCAATTTTATTAAAAGTTATGGTTTCGCGCGATATGTGGGGCTTTTACTTTATGGGCTTTGGTCTAGCAACAATCGTAATGGCAGCTCCAAGTCTATCAGGTCCAGCCTTGATTATCTTGGCATTTATCGGTTTTGCGTTAGCCTTCTGGGATTACCAAATTCAATCTAAATTCAAAACAGCAACAGCCAATGCAAATGACTTCGGAGGTGACGAAGATGGCATATAA
- the yajC gene encoding preprotein translocase subunit YajC: protein MSIWNSILGASIVVLIFVIAFAIIYYFVGARGMKSQKEHFKKLHQSLAPGQQVKFANGLYGTVKVINQKKETVDIEVKSGTIIEVSRYAISEIVK, encoded by the coding sequence ATGAGCATTTGGAACAGTATTCTGGGTGCTTCGATTGTGGTATTAATTTTTGTAATCGCTTTTGCTATTATTTATTATTTTGTGGGCGCCCGTGGCATGAAGTCACAAAAAGAGCATTTCAAAAAATTACATCAATCTCTTGCGCCAGGACAACAAGTGAAGTTTGCAAATGGGCTTTATGGCACTGTGAAAGTTATTAACCAAAAGAAAGAAACAGTGGATATTGAAGTCAAGTCAGGAACTATTATTGAAGTTTCTCGGTACGCAATTTCAGAAATCGTTAAATAA
- a CDS encoding PTS system mannose/fructose/sorbose family transporter subunit IID, which translates to MAYNIPDTYQDQSVGETLDKKTLNKMVWRSLFLQASFNYERMQAGGWLYGILPGLKKIHKNKDDLAASMSHNLEFFNTHPFLVTFVMGIVLSLEQNKADIPTIRAVRVAAMGPLGGIGDALFWFTLVPITAGITSNMAISGNIAAPFIFLLVFNIAQFALRFFLMNWSYKLGTDAIGVLTENAKEFTRAASILGIFVVGSLTCVYGATKVNVQIPNGETNAVHSVTTVVPAGEEHKYDEYIFKKDDSGKLTEEVQAAAEGEKALGVVKLPSGDFEVTFNRNETTPVTIDIQKILDGILPQMIPLAMTLLLYFLLSKRGWTPLKCILLLLVIGLVGSGFGIWPNIWP; encoded by the coding sequence ATGGCATATAATATTCCAGATACGTATCAAGATCAATCAGTCGGCGAAACACTGGATAAGAAAACGTTAAATAAAATGGTTTGGCGTTCATTGTTCTTACAAGCATCTTTTAACTATGAACGGATGCAAGCAGGTGGCTGGTTATATGGTATTTTACCAGGCTTGAAAAAAATTCATAAAAACAAAGATGACTTGGCAGCTTCCATGAGTCACAACCTTGAATTTTTCAACACCCATCCATTTTTAGTAACTTTTGTTATGGGGATTGTTTTATCACTAGAACAAAATAAAGCAGATATTCCAACGATTCGTGCCGTTCGTGTCGCTGCGATGGGACCTTTAGGTGGGATTGGGGATGCCTTATTCTGGTTTACCTTAGTACCGATTACTGCTGGTATTACTTCAAACATGGCTATCAGTGGTAATATTGCCGCACCATTTATTTTCTTACTTGTTTTCAATATTGCCCAATTTGCGTTACGTTTCTTCTTGATGAACTGGTCTTATAAACTAGGAACAGATGCTATTGGTGTCTTAACCGAAAATGCCAAAGAATTTACGCGGGCAGCAAGTATTTTAGGTATCTTCGTCGTAGGTTCACTAACTTGTGTTTACGGTGCTACAAAAGTAAACGTTCAAATTCCAAACGGCGAAACAAATGCTGTTCATTCTGTAACAACAGTTGTCCCTGCTGGGGAAGAACACAAATATGATGAATATATCTTCAAAAAAGATGACAGTGGTAAATTGACAGAAGAAGTGCAAGCGGCAGCTGAAGGTGAAAAAGCCTTAGGCGTAGTTAAATTGCCTTCAGGGGATTTTGAAGTAACCTTCAACCGTAATGAAACAACTCCGGTTACGATTGATATTCAAAAAATCTTAGACGGTATTTTACCACAAATGATTCCATTAGCTATGACTTTACTTTTATACTTCTTATTATCAAAACGTGGCTGGACACCATTGAAATGTATTTTGTTACTATTGGTAATTGGTTTAGTAGGCTCAGGCTTTGGTATTTGGCCTAATATTTGGCCTTAA